The following nucleotide sequence is from Lysobacter panacisoli.
GTCGCCGACAGCATGTTCGAACGTATGCGCCAGATCGCGCTCGGCACGATCGCCCGCAACTGGGCTGGACGCGGCGATTACGAGGTGGATGGTTCCGTGCGCGGCGGCGAGGACGCCATCGACTTCGGCGTGGGCATCGGCATGCAGAACATCATGCTCCGCCGCTCCGGTACCGAAGCCAGCCCCGGCAATGATCTCATCATCAGTCTGGTGTCGTACGACGCGAATGGCGTCGGTACGCCGACCGGCGACGAACTGACCATCAAGGACTGGTTCGAGTCGACGCGACGCGTGGAATGGCTGCGCTTCGCCGATGGCGAGCAGGTCCGCATCGGCGACATGACGTCCTACATCATCGGCACCGGTGGTAACGACGTCATCCTCGGCACCTACGGCGCGGACTTCCTCTACGGCGGCGCGGGCAACGACGAAATCCGCGGGCTGGCCGGCAACGACTTCGGCAACGGTGGCGCGGGCGACGATTTCGTCGCGGGCGACGGCGACCAGGACTGGGTGCTCGGCGGATCGGGCAACGACCAGGTGCTGGGCGGAGCGGGCCACGACACCGTGTTCGGCGACGACGGCAACGATCGCGTCTACGGCGGAACCGGCTCCGATCTCGTGGTCGGCGGTCGCGGCAACGACGAAGTGGTCGGCGGCGCGGGCGACGATGTGTTCCGCTACCAGCGCGGCGACGGCAACGACGTCGTGATGGACGACTACGTCGACAACTGGGATCTGGTCTGGCAGAACGGCGTCTACCTCAACGGCTACGCACTGCAGTCCAACGGCACCGTCACCAAGGACGGCGTCGTGTACTTCGACGGAACGCGCTGGCTCAGCCACAACGACTGGAACGACGAAGCGAAGATCCTGCGTCGCCACAAGGGCGCGCTCAACGGCGTGATCGCCGGCAACGCGGGAACCGACACGCTGGAGTTCGGCGTGGGCATCGACATCCAGGATGTGATGCTGCGTCGTAGCGGCAACGATCTGGAAATGACGATCGGCCGCGACAACGAGGTCGGTCGCATCGACCAGGGCTCGGACCGCGTCACCATCAAGGACTGGTACGCGCTCGGCGGTTCGATCGAGAACGTCGTGTTCGCCGCGACCGGCCGCCATTCGCTGGTCGGCATGAACCTCAACGGCGGCGGCGACGGCAACGACGCGATCGTCGGCACCACGGGCAAGGACTGGCTCACCGGCAACGGTGGCGACGATACCGTCGACGGCGGTGCGGGCGACGACATCCTCGCCGGTAACCAGGGCGCCGACACGCTCACCGGTGGCGCGGGCGTGGACGTGCTCTACGGCGGCAGCGGCGACGACACGCTCAATGGCGGCGCGGACGGCGACCTCCTGTTCGGCGGCGACGGCATCGACCTGGCGTCCTATGCCGGCGGCACGGGCGTGACGGCGTACCTCGGCGCAAGCCAGGTCAACACCGGCAACGCCAAGGGCGACACCTACATCGCCATCGAAGGCATCGAAGGCAGTGCCTCCGCCGACCGCCTCGGCGGCGACGGTGGCGAGAACGTGCTGCGCGGCGCGGGTGGCGTGGACGATCTATTCGGCGGCGGCGGCGATGACACGTACGAGTACCGCGTCGGCGACTCGCACGACCGGATCTACGAAGGCGCCTTCACGCTGGAGGAAGTGATCGCGGCGAACGGCACGGTCAGTGGCGCGTACACGGCGAGCTGGGAATACCTGGGCTACGGCGACGTCGGCTCGGGCGACGTGCACCAGTACCGCCTGACGATCACCCACAACGCGACTGGCGAGATCGTGTACCAGAGTATCGACGGCGTCGACTTCCTGTTCGTCGACGAGGTCTACGCGATGCCGCTGCCCTCCACGTGGCCGAGCGCGAACGGACAGTTCCAGCGCTCGACGTGGCGCAACACCGGCAACGGCCAGCAAGTGATGCGCGAGGTCTTCCAGGCCGGCGACGGCGGCGTGGACACGGTGCTGTTCGGTCCGGGCATCAGCCTGTCGAACCTGCGCCTGGGTTTCGGCGCGGATTACCTGCAGGTGGACGTGCGCGCGGCGCAGATCGGTTCGGTCAAGCTGTTCGACCAGTGGAATCCGGATCACGCGGTGGAACTGCTGCAGATGGGCGACGGCCTCGTCGCGGACCTGCGCACGCTGCGCCAGCTTGCGCAGGGTGGAACGGCCGAAGCCGACCTGATGATCGGCACCGCCAACGCCGACTCGATCAACAGCGGCGCGGGCGACGACGTCATCTCCGGCGGCGACGGCAACGACACGCTGATCGCGGGCGATGGCAACGACATCCTCGAAGGCGGCGCGGGCGCGGACGTGCTCGACGGTGGCAGCGACAGCATCACGCTCGGCCAGGCACCGCAGCCCGGCGCACCGTACGGCGACACGATCCGTTACCTCTCGTCCGATGCGGCGCTCACCGTGGACCTCGCCGCCGGCACGATCGGCGGTGGCCACGCCACTGGCGACACGCTGGTGATGAACGGCGGCGTGAGCACCATCGAGAACGTCACCGGCACCGACAACTTCGGCGACACCATCAGTGGTGATGCGCGTGCAAATCGGCTTATCGGTCTCGGAGGCAACGACTGGATCGACGGTCGTGCCGGCGACGACGTGCTGGTCGGCGGGCAGGGCAACGACACGTTGATCGGCGGTGACGGTGCGGACGCGCTGGCCGGCGAGGACGGCGACGACACGCTGCAGGGCGGCGCAGGCAAGGATGTGCTGGCCGGCGGTGCGGGCGTCGACCTGCTTTACGGCGGCGCCGACGACGACCGGATCAGTTCGGACGACGGCGACGACATCGCTTACGGCGGTGACGGCAACGACACGATCGGCGGCCAGGCCGGTGCGGACACGCTGTACGGCGAAGCCGGCGACGATGGCCTCTCCGGTGGCGACGGCAACGACACACTGGACGGCGGTATTGGCAACGACGCGCTCTCCGGCGATGCAGGCAACGACCTGCTGCGCGGCGGCGCGGGCGACGACGCGTACGTGTTCGACGCACGCAGTGGCAGCGATCGCATCGAGGACAACGAGGGTGCCAACCGCGTGCTGATCCAGGCGGTCGACCCCAGCGCAGTGTGGTTGCAGCGCTCGGGCAACGACCTGCTGATCAGCGTGATCGGGGGCGACACCGTCGTTACCGTCGCCGGTTACTACAACGGCACCGGCCGCGTGCGCGAGATCGTCACGCAGGGCGGTTCCCTGTTCCTGGCCCACGCCGAACCGCTGGTGCAGGCGATGGCGCAGGCATCGGCGCAAGTGCCGACGACGATGCCGGCCGCGGTACGAGACCTGCTCGCACAGTACTGGCATGTCGGCAACAAGGCCGCACCGCGCGTCGTGAACGCGACGCTGACCACCGACGAAGACGTGCCGTTGAGCGGCAACGTCGGTGCGATCGACCACGACGACAACATCACCGGCTACACGCTCGTCACCGCGCCCGGCATGGGTGCGATCACGCTCGACGCGCTGACCGGTGCGTGGACGTACACGCCGGCCGCGAACCGTTTCGGCACGGACCGCTTCGTGGTGCGTGTCACCGATGCCGATGGCAACGCCGCCGAGCAGGTGATCGACCTGACCGTGCGCTCGGTCAACGACGCTCCCAGCGACATCTTCGCGCCGGGCGTGCTGGAAGTGGACGAGAGCGCGGCGAACGGGCTGTCGCTCGGCTGGTTCACGCGCGAGGACCACGACGGTCCGACCGACACGCCGACCTACGAGCTGGTGGACGACGGTGGCGGCCGCTTCGCGATCAGCGCCGACGGCCACCTGACCGTGCTCGATGGCGCCGCGCTCGATTTCGAGAGCGAAGCGCAGCATACGGTGCGCGTGCGCGTCACCGACCTGGCCGGCGCGCGGTTCGAGAAGGACTTCGTGGTCACCGTTCGCAACATCAACGAAGCGCCGTTCGCACCGACGCGTCCGCCTTCGACCACGCCGACGGTGGTCGGTGAGCGCAGCGGCAACGGGCAGCTGGTCGCGTCGTTCGTGATGGGCGATCCCGACTTCACCACGCCCACGCTGCAGATCGCCAGCGACCCGCACGGCCTGCTCGAAGTGGACGGCAACGGCGTGCGCATTCGCGCGAATGCGTCGATCGACTTCGAAGCGCTCGTCGCCGGTGGCGCCGCGCTGGTCGATCTCGACGGCGATGGCATCAAGGAAGTACTGCTGAGCGCGACGGTGCGTGCGCATGACGGCGAGTTCGCGTCTGCACAGACGCTCGCCTTCACCTATGCCGTGGAAGACGAGAACGAAGCGCCGACGGACATCGCGTTCACGCCCACGACCACGCAGATCGACGAACGCGACCGGCCGCAGACCGGCGCGGCGTCACCGGCGGTGCTGCTGGGCACGCTCGCCGGCATCGATCCCGACACCACGGCCGGCAGCGATTTCGCGACGTTCGCCTACAGCGTCGCCGACAGCCGCTTCGAGATCGTCAACGGCAACCAGCTGCGCCTGAAGGCCGGCGCCGCACTCGACTTCGAGGCCGGCGCGACGGTGAGCGTCACCGTCACCGCCACGGACCGCGGCGGCGCGGGGCTGAGCGTCAACAAGGTGCTGGTGTTCACCGTCGTCGATCGCGACGACTACCTCTACGGCACCAGCGCCGGCGAAACGCTCACCGGCCAGGCCAACCGCGACATCATCCAGGGCCTGGGCGGTAACGATATCGTCAACGCCGGCACCGGCAACGACGATGTGTACGGCGGCGACGGCGACGATCAGTTGCGCGGCGACGCGGGCGACGATCGCCTGTGGGGCGAGCTGGGCAACGACAACCTGCAGGGCGGCATCGGCGCCGACGAACTTCGTGGCGGCGATGGCGTGGACACGCTGCTCGGTGGCGATGGCAACGACAGTCTCTACGGCGATGGCGGAAACGACTCGCTCGACGGCGGCATCGGCGACGACGTGCTCGAGGGCGGCATCGGCAACGACACGCTGCTGGGTGGCGCGGGCAACGACCAGCTGCTCGGCGGCGATGGCGACGATGTCATCGACGGCGGAACGGGCGGCGACCGCATGGCCGGCGGCGCCGGCGTGGACACGCTGACTTACGCTTCGGCGACCTCGGGCATCGTGTTGAACCTCGCCAGCGGCTCCAACAGCGGCGGCGCGGCGGGCGACATCATCGAGGATGCGTTCGAGCGCGTGATCGGCAGCGCCTTCGCCGACACCATCACCGGCAGCGCCGGCGACGACAATATCGAGGGTGGCGCAGGCAACGACACGCTGTACGGTGGCGCGGGCAACGACACGCTGATCGGCGGCGATGGCAACGACACGATCGACGCGCAGTCCGGCAACGACGTGCTGGTCGGTGGCGCGGGCAACGACATCCTGATCGGCGGCGACGACAGCGACACCTACCTGATCGACCTGGGCTCCGGTTCGGACGAGATCCGCAACTACGACTCCAGCGGCGACGACATCGACGTCATCGGCTACCAGGACATCAGCCGCAACGCGCTGTGGTTCAGTCGCACCGGCAATGACCTGGTGATCGCGGTCGTCGGTACCGGCGTGCAGACCACGATCAAGGACTGGTACGTCACCGCCACCGCGGGCGACCGCGCCAACTACAAGATCGACTTCATCCTCGCCGGCAACCACGTCTCCAGCACGATCAACGCCGAAGGCCTGGTGAACCTGATGGCCGGGTACACGAAGCCGGCGACGCAGGCCGCGTACGACGCGCTGCACGCGGACCTGGCGTTCGAGAACCAGTGGCGCAACCACTGGGATGGCAACGGCCTGCCGTCGATCAGCGTGGTGCCGACGCAGAGCATCAACGAGGACGGTTCGCTGAGCCTGCAGTTCACCGTCGGCGACGACCTGACGCCGGCCAACGGCATCAGCGTCCGCGCCGAAGCGGTCGATCCGAACAACCACGCGACGATCGACCTGTCGAAGGTCAACGCGCCGACGATCACGGCCGGCACCGGCGGCAACCGCACCGTCAACGTCACCGCCAAGCCGAATGCGAGCGGCCAGGTCGCTATCAAGCTGATCGCCACCGACGCCGGTGGCCTCGTGACGGAGCGCGTGTTCCTCCTCGACATCGCGCCGCAGGCGGATGCTCCGACGATCACGCGCGCGCTGCAGGTGGGTACGACGCTCGACGGCGGATCGCTCGCGCTCGACGTGCAGGCGGCGCTGGTCGATGCCGACGGCTCGGAAACGCTGCAGATCCGCATCTCCAACGTGCCGACCGGACTCACCCTCAACAAGGGCACGAACCTGGGCGGCGGCGTGTGGTCGCTGACACCGGCGCAGCTGAGCGGACTGGCACTGGTGGGTCCGGCCACGTGGTCGCAGGACCTCACTGGCGCGGCCGCGCTGACCGTCACGGCCATCTCGACCGAGACGGCGACCGGGCAGACCGCGCAGAGCAGCACGACACTGTCCGTCACCATCAACGCGCGTCCGACCGACATCACCGTCGATCGCACGCTGGCGACGAACGAGTCCACGGCGAGCACGCCGATCGCCAACGGCACCGTGCTCGGCAACTTCGGCCGGGTGGACGCCGACAACGACGGCTTCAGCTTCACGCTCCTCGACAACGCCGGAGGACGCTTCGCCATCTCCACCGCGGGCGTGCTCACCGTCGCCAACGGCAGCCTGCTCGACTACGAGGCGAACACGTCGCACCAGATCGTGGTGCGCGTGACCGACTCGGGTGGACTGACCCGCGACGAGACGTTCGTCATCGCGGTGCAGAACGTCGATGAAGCGCCGGCCACGCCGACGGTCAGCAGCCAGCCAATTACGATTCCGGCGGAGAACGTGGCGCTCGGCGATGCCGTCGTCGCGCAGCTGTCCTCCAGCGGCGGTAACGGCACCTACACGTATGCGATCACCAGCGATCCGCGCGGATGGTTCACCATCGTCGGCAACCAGCTGCGCTTCCGCGCCGGCATGAACTTCAACTTCGAGGACCTCAAGGCCGCGGGCATGACGCTGTCCGACATGGATGGCGACGGGCGCCAGGAAGTCGTGTATTCGGTGGACGTCAAGGCGACGTCCGGTGGTCTCGATTCGCCCGGCGTACGCACGATCACCGTGCGCCTGGAAGACGCCAACGACGTGCCGCACGACATCGCCAACGACCGCACGGTGACGGTGGCGGAAAACTCGGCCAACGGCACGTTCATCGCCAACTTCCTCGGCTACGACCAGGACGTGACCGATGGGCTGAGCTTCACACTGGTGAACAATGCCGGCGGGCGCTTCGTCATCACGCCGGCGGGTGCGCTGTCGGTGGCCAACGGCGCGCTGCTCGATTACGAGTCCGCCAGCGCGCACACCATCACCGTGCGCGTGACGGACACCTACAACGCCACGCGCGATGAAACCTTCACCGTTGCGGTGACCAACGTGAACGAACAGCCGTCCACGCCGTGGATCACCGCGTGGGGTTCGCCGTTCTTCCAGGAAGGCACGCCGGGCGCGCTGCACATCGCTTCGCTGGCGTCGAGCGATCCGGACGGGCCCGCACCCTCGCTGATCGAAGCGTTCGACCCGTGGGACTGGG
It contains:
- a CDS encoding Ig-like domain-containing protein codes for the protein MVARILPKIPKRDKTTMDQTLAELANATSLDAHWIQLTLAEYTQLIDPNNLEDFDSLGKVMPDGWEIIDFVNDSSGFQATAIYHAASNSLIFAPTPTQFSPFDGRDIITDLAGAIPNMLVPAQLDDAIAFIDRVYGSLPFNATFSNVYFPGFSLGSPLANVQAYYAHAKGYLGDADVSLISMGSAFFGSDLEAALARNGVALTAADRAWLDARKVHYLDPNDVVPETRFINGQEGTINKVPDFYLEDSAGGYHLVTDLAAHAGRVYIWRVRQAEELGVNLENMATIAYKASDGSVQLKLVPKSEVTLVLPPGGVADSLELLPEGYLLDGSVSFDEGNSHYVRGVTINGEYVEVESVDLNGDGIYDQTTKTYSNPLIGRPDRSITHREYSVSPGSMDDGDYVQVGELIVDANHNGVPEHTLTVSTRGELTVTVETFTDEATGEKTVENTVEFFGLDLSVVGSAFGSALGNVLFDDQLERMLGSTVLQTLGGTLADSIGFLRIGQSGVDAMQNAFKGFEAELGTNLAGAVSSYLVGEIIHAAGLEGTVVGDLGQSLAAQTLTQIITNIATGAPVMNGVTFSLVNTFTIVGSYVGAKLASKLVEFDTVEGQIGAAVGTTIGAAAGAKWGLSIGKIWGPVGAAIGAFVGYILGGLIGSLFAKTPRSGADVTWDNNRQTFEVGSIWSKGGAGKDGARSLADAVASNLNATLEQVGARLVNPATVRTGNYGINGKDYVYRVNGQIQFRTREVADLINYGTYVAFQSMVSQLAGGDIHAKRALAAHVRIFAGSPTSFSTEMLLGDFAVAADYSRYLADPTGINALISANPESAFAAGWAVTFARIMELGLNKRNATDWIGGFGLFFDELRDGKVDGQVFHAGNLALDFDGGNRRVFRVRDIRGVELGSLEDSVEAESKDLISGTAGDDVIQVVGDRLASTAGLTVNGAAGAASPFTIDVAATIDGGAGNDLIMGGDLGNDLLGGDGNDTLVGGLLDDWLLGQAGDDVLFAGKPANTSFAIGDLAQEAAAVSVDGGNGNYLDGGAGNDRLYGGKGSDWLRGGGGSDRLVGGAGGDVLEGGAGDDRGANGEAAIFGGAGSDIYLFQKGDGRDVAFDESDPSNASASVADSMFERMRQIALGTIARNWAGRGDYEVDGSVRGGEDAIDFGVGIGMQNIMLRRSGTEASPGNDLIISLVSYDANGVGTPTGDELTIKDWFESTRRVEWLRFADGEQVRIGDMTSYIIGTGGNDVILGTYGADFLYGGAGNDEIRGLAGNDFGNGGAGDDFVAGDGDQDWVLGGSGNDQVLGGAGHDTVFGDDGNDRVYGGTGSDLVVGGRGNDEVVGGAGDDVFRYQRGDGNDVVMDDYVDNWDLVWQNGVYLNGYALQSNGTVTKDGVVYFDGTRWLSHNDWNDEAKILRRHKGALNGVIAGNAGTDTLEFGVGIDIQDVMLRRSGNDLEMTIGRDNEVGRIDQGSDRVTIKDWYALGGSIENVVFAATGRHSLVGMNLNGGGDGNDAIVGTTGKDWLTGNGGDDTVDGGAGDDILAGNQGADTLTGGAGVDVLYGGSGDDTLNGGADGDLLFGGDGIDLASYAGGTGVTAYLGASQVNTGNAKGDTYIAIEGIEGSASADRLGGDGGENVLRGAGGVDDLFGGGGDDTYEYRVGDSHDRIYEGAFTLEEVIAANGTVSGAYTASWEYLGYGDVGSGDVHQYRLTITHNATGEIVYQSIDGVDFLFVDEVYAMPLPSTWPSANGQFQRSTWRNTGNGQQVMREVFQAGDGGVDTVLFGPGISLSNLRLGFGADYLQVDVRAAQIGSVKLFDQWNPDHAVELLQMGDGLVADLRTLRQLAQGGTAEADLMIGTANADSINSGAGDDVISGGDGNDTLIAGDGNDILEGGAGADVLDGGSDSITLGQAPQPGAPYGDTIRYLSSDAALTVDLAAGTIGGGHATGDTLVMNGGVSTIENVTGTDNFGDTISGDARANRLIGLGGNDWIDGRAGDDVLVGGQGNDTLIGGDGADALAGEDGDDTLQGGAGKDVLAGGAGVDLLYGGADDDRISSDDGDDIAYGGDGNDTIGGQAGADTLYGEAGDDGLSGGDGNDTLDGGIGNDALSGDAGNDLLRGGAGDDAYVFDARSGSDRIEDNEGANRVLIQAVDPSAVWLQRSGNDLLISVIGGDTVVTVAGYYNGTGRVREIVTQGGSLFLAHAEPLVQAMAQASAQVPTTMPAAVRDLLAQYWHVGNKAAPRVVNATLTTDEDVPLSGNVGAIDHDDNITGYTLVTAPGMGAITLDALTGAWTYTPAANRFGTDRFVVRVTDADGNAAEQVIDLTVRSVNDAPSDIFAPGVLEVDESAANGLSLGWFTREDHDGPTDTPTYELVDDGGGRFAISADGHLTVLDGAALDFESEAQHTVRVRVTDLAGARFEKDFVVTVRNINEAPFAPTRPPSTTPTVVGERSGNGQLVASFVMGDPDFTTPTLQIASDPHGLLEVDGNGVRIRANASIDFEALVAGGAALVDLDGDGIKEVLLSATVRAHDGEFASAQTLAFTYAVEDENEAPTDIAFTPTTTQIDERDRPQTGAASPAVLLGTLAGIDPDTTAGSDFATFAYSVADSRFEIVNGNQLRLKAGAALDFEAGATVSVTVTATDRGGAGLSVNKVLVFTVVDRDDYLYGTSAGETLTGQANRDIIQGLGGNDIVNAGTGNDDVYGGDGDDQLRGDAGDDRLWGELGNDNLQGGIGADELRGGDGVDTLLGGDGNDSLYGDGGNDSLDGGIGDDVLEGGIGNDTLLGGAGNDQLLGGDGDDVIDGGTGGDRMAGGAGVDTLTYASATSGIVLNLASGSNSGGAAGDIIEDAFERVIGSAFADTITGSAGDDNIEGGAGNDTLYGGAGNDTLIGGDGNDTIDAQSGNDVLVGGAGNDILIGGDDSDTYLIDLGSGSDEIRNYDSSGDDIDVIGYQDISRNALWFSRTGNDLVIAVVGTGVQTTIKDWYVTATAGDRANYKIDFILAGNHVSSTINAEGLVNLMAGYTKPATQAAYDALHADLAFENQWRNHWDGNGLPSISVVPTQSINEDGSLSLQFTVGDDLTPANGISVRAEAVDPNNHATIDLSKVNAPTITAGTGGNRTVNVTAKPNASGQVAIKLIATDAGGLVTERVFLLDIAPQADAPTITRALQVGTTLDGGSLALDVQAALVDADGSETLQIRISNVPTGLTLNKGTNLGGGVWSLTPAQLSGLALVGPATWSQDLTGAAALTVTAISTETATGQTAQSSTTLSVTINARPTDITVDRTLATNESTASTPIANGTVLGNFGRVDADNDGFSFTLLDNAGGRFAISTAGVLTVANGSLLDYEANTSHQIVVRVTDSGGLTRDETFVIAVQNVDEAPATPTVSSQPITIPAENVALGDAVVAQLSSSGGNGTYTYAITSDPRGWFTIVGNQLRFRAGMNFNFEDLKAAGMTLSDMDGDGRQEVVYSVDVKATSGGLDSPGVRTITVRLEDANDVPHDIANDRTVTVAENSANGTFIANFLGYDQDVTDGLSFTLVNNAGGRFVITPAGALSVANGALLDYESASAHTITVRVTDTYNATRDETFTVAVTNVNEQPSTPWITAWGSPFFQEGTPGALHIASLASSDPDGPAPSLIEAFDPWDWVQMSGNALYLRSGLTFDFDNLVQHGQDWWRTITDANGNGQLEVNYAVAITANDGALGSPDHAWIWISVEDVNEAPWTWGQNFWVSEASPGAGQTHVGTVAFGDNDYQNYNRSHVFSITGGDVGMFSINNAGQIFLQGQANYEAAQNHAILVTVTDRGGSGYSSSAWMNVAVGNVNEAPINPGWNFTVGAIATNGTVTTLQASDPDGDPLTLWVMSATRDGADVTSKFYIQNGQLKVSSAIAQTFEPYWFIVQVGARDPSGLVTQAGFRITVAKKPGSGNPPVVFDLDGDGVELVSLMNSGIRFDQNRDGLKDRTGWIGADDGVLALDRDGNGAIDNGQEISFVQDLPGAESDLQGLAAYDSNGNERFDAGDARFGEFRVWRDANQDGISQAGELQTLAQAGIASIDLNGVRTDADPRDLTDNVLYATSTYTRVDGSSGRVGDVFLAYEDAAAPADVAIEPIDVDDASFEREADARMGAGGSRGGRRGRGLRGDDGMDGGTGDAAAGKVDRNAKRERALAAAAAAPHADPAAPPPLRSGSAATGDAMAPVDPSHSRLRAGEASASDAAAQNDDAFVPDGGQQRSALHDGLALAQKKRFQMIEAMAVFSAQPYAQGLSTAARDPATIELLTSLPDYRISRS